One Polaribacter sp. SA4-12 genomic window carries:
- the mrdA gene encoding penicillin-binding protein 2, with amino-acid sequence MQRSFLLYFLITIVGFIFIGRLFQLQIIRGSNYDPIHNSAVKIEYDYPERGYVYDRNGKLLVANQLSYDVMVQPNQVKPLDTIEFCNLLKIDKESFLKRFQKAERYASYLPSVFLKQLAKEDFAFLQEKLHKYTGFFIQKRIIREYPINAAANVLGYIGEVNESLAKKNNYYQAGELIGKDGIEREYENYLRGSKGKKHLQRNNLNKVTGSFSNGKYDTLPKNGKDLTLTLDIDLQLFAQKLMAGKRGGIVAIEPSSGEILALVTAPSYDPNMLVGRKRSKNSTLLFNDTISKPSYDRGLLAAYAPGSPFKMMNALIGLQEKIINEQTSFKCYHGFKYGKRANEFMGCHCGIVGRPIKLKTAIAKSCNSYFSNTYKRIVEKDNNPSEGIDNWHKHVSSFGLGDYLGYDLPAGQKGLIPNGKYYDSRYKYSWNGSTTISNAIGQGEILTTPIQLANFTAAIANRGYFYTPHILKQVDKKSIDNPKFTIAKQTTIDKKHFSPVVEAMHEVFKTGTGKWSQVKGIEICGKTGTAENFIRIDGQKIQLPDHSILVAFAPKENPKIALAIFVENGGYGSTIAAPITSLLIEKYLTGEISKANKYREQNMLNLSLQDIYDKLNQKPKEIASGTK; translated from the coding sequence ATGCAAAGAAGTTTTTTACTCTATTTTTTAATTACCATTGTTGGTTTTATCTTTATTGGAAGACTATTTCAGCTTCAAATAATTAGAGGCTCTAATTATGACCCAATACACAATTCTGCGGTAAAAATTGAATATGATTACCCAGAAAGAGGATATGTTTATGACAGAAACGGAAAACTTTTGGTTGCAAACCAGCTTTCTTATGATGTTATGGTACAACCAAATCAAGTAAAGCCTTTAGATACTATAGAATTTTGTAATCTATTAAAAATTGATAAAGAAAGTTTCTTAAAAAGATTTCAAAAAGCAGAAAGATATGCTTCTTACCTGCCCTCTGTATTTTTAAAACAATTAGCCAAAGAAGATTTTGCTTTTCTTCAAGAAAAACTTCACAAATACACTGGATTTTTTATTCAAAAGAGAATTATAAGAGAGTACCCAATAAATGCAGCTGCAAATGTTCTTGGTTATATTGGTGAGGTAAATGAAAGTTTAGCTAAAAAGAACAATTATTATCAAGCAGGAGAATTAATTGGTAAAGATGGTATTGAAAGAGAGTATGAAAATTACTTGAGAGGAAGTAAAGGAAAAAAACATTTACAGAGAAACAATCTTAATAAAGTAACAGGATCTTTTTCCAATGGAAAATATGATACATTACCTAAAAACGGGAAAGATCTTACCTTAACTTTAGATATAGATTTACAGCTCTTTGCTCAGAAATTAATGGCTGGTAAAAGAGGTGGAATTGTAGCAATAGAACCTTCATCAGGAGAAATACTCGCCCTTGTAACTGCTCCTTCTTACGACCCTAACATGTTAGTTGGAAGAAAACGATCTAAAAACTCTACCCTACTATTTAATGACACCATAAGTAAACCTTCTTATGACAGAGGTTTATTAGCAGCTTACGCACCAGGTTCTCCTTTTAAAATGATGAATGCCTTAATAGGGCTTCAAGAAAAAATTATTAATGAGCAAACATCTTTTAAATGTTACCACGGTTTTAAATATGGTAAAAGAGCAAACGAATTTATGGGTTGTCATTGTGGAATTGTTGGAAGACCTATTAAGTTAAAAACTGCTATTGCAAAATCTTGTAACAGTTACTTTTCTAATACCTATAAAAGGATTGTAGAAAAAGACAACAATCCTTCTGAAGGGATAGATAATTGGCATAAACACGTTTCTAGTTTTGGATTAGGTGATTATTTAGGCTATGATTTACCTGCAGGACAAAAAGGTTTAATTCCAAATGGAAAGTATTATGATAGCCGTTATAAATATTCTTGGAATGGATCTACAACAATATCCAATGCAATTGGTCAAGGAGAAATCTTAACTACTCCAATTCAATTAGCAAATTTTACAGCTGCAATAGCAAATAGAGGTTATTTTTATACACCACATATTTTAAAACAAGTTGATAAAAAATCTATTGACAACCCAAAATTCACGATAGCAAAACAAACTACTATTGATAAAAAACATTTTTCTCCTGTTGTTGAAGCAATGCACGAAGTTTTTAAAACAGGAACAGGGAAATGGAGTCAAGTAAAAGGAATTGAAATTTGTGGTAAAACAGGTACTGCAGAAAATTTTATAAGAATTGATGGTCAGAAAATTCAACTTCCAGATCATTCAATTTTAGTTGCATTTGCTCCAAAAGAAAATCCGAAAATTGCTTTGGCTATTTTTGTTGAAAACGGTGGTTATGGATCTACCATTGCGGCTCCAATTACTAGTTTACTTATTGAAAAATATTTGACAGGTGAAATCTCTAAAGCAAATAAATATAGAGAACAAAACATGTTAAACTTAAGTTTACAAGATATTTACGATAAGTTAAACCAAAAGCCTAAAGAAATTGCGTCAGGAACGAAATAA
- the mreD gene encoding rod shape-determining protein MreD, which produces MNKSINQILFFVFLLLLQVLVLNNINFFGYINPYLYIAFVFLYPLKENRFSFLFFSFILGLLVDFFSDSGGIHAFSTLFIAYIRLFFIKIYFRKLPVDYPFFNLKSESFGKVFNYIVTLTIIHHLIYFSFANFSFLNLSMVFLNTLYASIFTLILFFTGNYIFTKSE; this is translated from the coding sequence ATGAATAAAAGCATAAATCAAATTTTATTTTTTGTTTTCTTGCTTTTACTGCAAGTTTTGGTTCTTAATAATATTAACTTTTTTGGTTATATTAACCCATATCTTTATATCGCATTTGTCTTTTTATATCCTTTAAAAGAAAATAGATTTTCTTTTCTATTTTTCAGTTTTATACTTGGTCTTCTCGTTGATTTCTTCTCAGATTCAGGAGGAATTCACGCATTCTCAACGTTATTCATTGCTTATATTAGACTATTTTTCATAAAAATTTACTTTAGAAAACTACCTGTAGATTATCCTTTTTTCAACTTAAAATCAGAATCTTTTGGTAAAGTTTTTAACTATATCGTAACTTTAACAATAATTCATCATCTTATTTATTTTTCTTTTGCTAATTTTAGTTTTCTAAATTTATCAATGGTTTTTTTAAATACTTTATATGCTAGTATTTTTACATTGATTTTATTTTTTACAGGAAATTATATTTTTACTAAAAGCGAATAA
- the mreC gene encoding rod shape-determining protein MreC: MQQIIYFFQKFKYFLFFLLLELIALTFIFNNLNFHKSKFVNSANSITGGLYTTLSNSTEYLNLSSENKILSEENTRLKNQLEKNISTSLIIDSTVVDSIKYKQKYTYTNAKIINNNYSKQFNFLTINKGKNQKLDKEMAVINSKGIIGITENTSNNYTRVQSILSKNSSINARIKGNTFYGTLKWDGIDYNTVQLHDIPRQAPIKIGDTIETGGKSTIFPEGILIGTILKINIGNTADNKVDVLLFNDMSNLGYVYVVKNLDKEEIQTLENSSNE, translated from the coding sequence ATGCAGCAGATTATCTATTTTTTTCAGAAGTTTAAATATTTTCTGTTTTTCCTTTTGTTAGAGCTCATTGCGCTGACATTCATTTTCAATAACCTTAACTTTCATAAAAGCAAATTTGTAAACTCTGCAAATAGTATTACTGGAGGTTTATATACAACGCTTTCTAATTCTACGGAATATTTAAATTTAAGTTCTGAAAACAAGATTTTATCAGAAGAAAACACGCGTCTAAAAAACCAATTAGAGAAAAACATTTCTACAAGTTTAATAATTGACTCAACTGTTGTGGATTCTATTAAATATAAACAGAAATATACATATACAAACGCAAAAATCATCAACAATAATTACTCTAAACAATTTAATTTCTTAACTATTAATAAAGGTAAAAACCAGAAATTAGATAAAGAAATGGCTGTTATAAATAGTAAAGGTATTATTGGTATTACAGAAAACACATCAAACAACTACACAAGAGTTCAATCTATTTTAAGTAAGAATAGTAGTATTAATGCGCGTATTAAAGGAAATACTTTTTACGGAACATTAAAATGGGACGGAATTGATTACAACACTGTTCAATTACACGATATTCCAAGACAAGCTCCTATAAAAATTGGAGACACTATTGAAACCGGAGGAAAATCAACTATTTTTCCTGAAGGAATTCTGATTGGAACTATATTAAAAATAAACATAGGAAATACAGCAGACAATAAAGTTGATGTACTTCTTTTTAATGACATGAGTAATCTTGGATACGTTTATGTCGTTAAAAATTTAGATAAAGAAGAAATACAGACATTAGAAAACTCAAGCAATGAATAA
- a CDS encoding rod shape-determining protein, which translates to MGFFDFMTEDIAIDLGTANTLIIHNGKVVIDSPSIVARNRITGEIIAIGKEANLMQGKTHENIKTIRPLKDGVIADFEASEQMIKEFVKQIPSIKKKLFPPALRMVICIPSGITEVEKRAVRDSAKHMNAKEIYLIYEPMAAAIGVGIDIMEPKGNMIIDIGGGTTEIAVIALGGIVCDQSVKVAGDLFTNDIMYYMRTQHNLHVGETTAEKIKITIGAATEDLETPPDEMLVQGRDLLSGKPKQVQVSYREIAKALDKSILRIEDAVMETLSKTPPELAADIYNTGIYLAGGGSMLRGLDKRLSRKTDLPVYIAEDPLRAVVRGTGIALKELKKYKNVLMK; encoded by the coding sequence ATGGGTTTTTTCGATTTTATGACGGAAGATATTGCGATTGATTTAGGGACCGCAAACACATTAATAATTCACAACGGAAAAGTGGTTATTGATAGTCCTTCTATAGTTGCAAGAAACAGAATTACTGGAGAAATTATTGCAATTGGTAAAGAAGCCAATTTAATGCAAGGAAAAACCCATGAAAATATTAAAACAATTCGTCCTTTAAAAGATGGAGTTATAGCTGATTTTGAAGCATCAGAACAAATGATTAAAGAATTTGTAAAGCAAATTCCTTCAATCAAAAAGAAATTATTTCCACCTGCATTAAGAATGGTTATTTGTATTCCTTCTGGAATTACAGAGGTAGAAAAACGAGCTGTTCGTGATTCTGCAAAACACATGAATGCTAAAGAAATATATTTAATTTATGAACCTATGGCTGCTGCAATTGGTGTTGGTATCGACATTATGGAGCCAAAAGGAAATATGATTATTGATATTGGTGGTGGTACAACAGAAATTGCTGTTATTGCTTTAGGTGGTATTGTTTGTGATCAATCTGTAAAAGTTGCAGGAGACTTATTTACAAACGACATTATGTACTATATGCGTACGCAACACAATTTACATGTTGGAGAAACGACTGCTGAAAAAATAAAAATTACAATTGGTGCTGCTACTGAAGATTTAGAAACACCACCAGATGAAATGCTTGTTCAAGGACGAGATTTATTAAGTGGTAAGCCAAAACAAGTGCAAGTTTCTTATAGAGAAATTGCAAAAGCATTAGATAAATCTATTTTAAGAATTGAAGATGCGGTTATGGAAACACTTTCTAAAACTCCACCTGAATTAGCTGCTGATATTTACAATACTGGTATTTATTTAGCAGGAGGTGGTTCTATGTTAAGAGGTTTAGACAAGCGTTTATCAAGAAAAACAGACTTACCTGTTTATATTGCAGAAGATCCTTTAAGAGCTGTAGTTCGTGGAACAGGAATTGCTTTAAAAGAATTAAAAAAATACAAAAATGTTTTAATGAAATAG
- the purH gene encoding bifunctional phosphoribosylaminoimidazolecarboxamide formyltransferase/IMP cyclohydrolase: MSTSKTIKSALISVFHKDGLEPVVKKLNELNVTIYSTGGTEKFIKDLGINVIPVDEVTSYPSILGGRVKTLHPKVFGGILNRQDNESDVAELAEFNIPQIDLVIVDLYPFEKTVASGAPEQDIVEKIDIGGISLIRAAAKNFKDTFIVSSMDQYDSFLNILSENNGKTSIATRKKFAAKAFNISSHYDTAIFNYFNEDEIVYKASEQKSNVLRYGENPHQKGYFFGDLEAMFDKLHGKELSYNNLLDVDAAVNLIQEFKGEAPTFAILKHNNTCGFAQRDTISQAYTDALAGDPVSAFGGVLIANTEIDKETAEKIHTLFCEVVIAPSLSDDALAILKGKKNRIILIQKDAELPTTTIRTCLNGSLVQDKDSITDKLSDLKYVTNNKPTQSELDDLLFASKLCKNTKSNTIILVKNKQLLAGGTGQTSRVDALNQAIEKAQSFKFDLNGCVMASDAFFPFPDCVEIADNAGIKSVIQPGGSIKDQLSIDYCNDHNISMVMTGTRHFKH, encoded by the coding sequence ATGAGCACTTCAAAAACAATTAAATCCGCATTAATTTCGGTATTTCACAAAGATGGTCTAGAACCAGTTGTGAAAAAATTAAATGAATTAAATGTAACTATCTATTCTACTGGAGGAACAGAGAAATTCATTAAAGACTTAGGAATAAATGTTATTCCTGTAGACGAGGTTACTTCTTATCCTTCTATTTTAGGAGGTAGGGTTAAAACGCTACACCCAAAAGTTTTTGGAGGAATTTTAAACAGACAAGACAACGAAAGCGATGTTGCTGAATTAGCGGAATTTAATATTCCTCAAATAGATTTAGTAATTGTAGATTTATATCCTTTCGAAAAAACAGTTGCTTCTGGAGCACCTGAACAAGATATTGTAGAGAAAATTGATATTGGAGGAATTTCTCTAATAAGAGCTGCTGCAAAGAATTTTAAAGACACATTTATTGTTTCTTCAATGGACCAATATGATAGTTTCTTAAATATTCTTTCAGAAAATAACGGTAAAACATCTATAGCTACAAGAAAGAAATTTGCTGCTAAGGCATTTAACATTTCTTCTCATTATGATACTGCTATTTTCAATTATTTTAATGAAGATGAAATAGTTTACAAAGCAAGCGAACAAAAATCTAACGTTTTACGTTATGGAGAAAACCCTCATCAAAAAGGATATTTCTTTGGAGATTTAGAAGCAATGTTTGATAAACTTCACGGTAAGGAATTAAGTTACAACAATTTACTTGATGTTGATGCTGCTGTTAATTTAATTCAAGAATTTAAAGGAGAAGCACCAACTTTTGCTATTTTAAAACATAACAATACTTGTGGTTTTGCTCAAAGAGACACAATTAGTCAAGCCTATACAGATGCTTTAGCTGGAGATCCAGTTTCTGCTTTTGGTGGCGTTTTAATTGCAAATACAGAAATAGACAAAGAAACTGCAGAAAAAATTCATACTTTATTTTGTGAAGTTGTAATCGCTCCTTCTTTATCTGATGATGCTTTAGCTATTTTAAAAGGAAAGAAAAATAGAATTATTTTAATTCAAAAAGATGCTGAGTTACCAACAACAACTATAAGAACTTGTTTAAATGGTTCTTTAGTTCAGGATAAAGATAGTATTACAGATAAATTAAGTGATTTAAAGTACGTTACTAACAATAAACCAACTCAAAGCGAGTTAGATGATTTACTGTTTGCTTCTAAATTATGTAAAAACACAAAATCTAATACTATAATTCTTGTAAAAAATAAGCAATTATTAGCAGGTGGAACAGGACAAACAAGTAGAGTTGATGCTTTAAACCAAGCAATAGAAAAAGCACAATCTTTTAAATTCGATTTAAATGGATGTGTAATGGCAAGTGATGCTTTTTTCCCTTTTCCTGATTGTGTCGAAATTGCAGATAATGCAGGTATAAAAAGTGTTATTCAACCTGGAGGATCTATTAAAGATCAATTAAGTATCGATTACTGTAATGACCATAATATATCTATGGTAATGACAGGAACGAGACATTTTAAACATTAA
- a CDS encoding GAF domain-containing protein: MNIDILQQQIDNIISSNIAKDEKLQTICDYLEKEISYYDWVGFYFKNGDKDELKLAQYTGEETDHVIIPFGKGICGQVAVSNENFIVQDVSEQDNYISCGWKVKSEIVIPIFVNNENIGQIDIDSHTANTFTEKDEQLLEYICKKVANILD; this comes from the coding sequence ATGAATATAGATATTTTACAACAGCAAATAGATAATATTATTTCATCAAATATAGCAAAAGATGAAAAACTTCAAACTATCTGTGATTATTTAGAGAAAGAAATCTCTTACTACGATTGGGTTGGTTTTTATTTTAAAAATGGAGATAAAGACGAATTAAAATTAGCTCAATACACCGGTGAAGAAACTGACCATGTTATAATACCTTTTGGTAAAGGTATTTGTGGACAAGTTGCTGTAAGTAATGAAAATTTTATAGTACAAGATGTATCTGAACAAGATAATTATATTTCTTGTGGATGGAAAGTGAAATCTGAAATTGTAATTCCTATTTTTGTAAACAACGAAAACATTGGTCAAATAGATATAGACTCCCATACAGCAAACACTTTTACAGAAAAAGATGAACAGCTTTTAGAATACATCTGTAAAAAGGTAGCAAACATTTTAGACTAA
- the xrtF gene encoding exosortase family protein XrtF, producing the protein MKKHKNIIIFLVKFFITYFVLVAIYNGYLQKSQQKDDVYQTSSITSLVANQTEKVLNVFGYNVEAVQHDQEMSVKLIIEGQYVARVIEGCNSISLIILFVAFIVAFSGSIKATFLFSVFGSILIYVVNVLRIAFLSVMINKFPNQIGILHDLVFPAIIYGTVFLLWVLWVNKFSNYKR; encoded by the coding sequence GTGAAAAAACATAAAAACATCATCATTTTTCTGGTTAAGTTTTTTATAACCTATTTTGTATTAGTTGCAATTTATAATGGTTATTTACAAAAATCTCAACAAAAAGACGATGTTTATCAAACTTCATCAATAACAAGTCTTGTTGCTAATCAAACAGAAAAGGTGCTTAATGTTTTTGGTTATAATGTAGAAGCTGTTCAGCATGATCAAGAAATGTCTGTTAAATTAATAATAGAAGGTCAGTATGTTGCCAGGGTTATTGAAGGCTGTAACTCTATAAGTTTAATTATTTTATTCGTGGCTTTTATTGTTGCCTTTTCGGGCTCTATAAAGGCTACTTTTCTGTTTTCTGTTTTTGGTAGTATTTTAATTTATGTTGTTAATGTTTTAAGAATTGCATTTCTTAGTGTTATGATTAATAAATTTCCAAATCAGATTGGAATTTTACATGATTTAGTTTTTCCTGCAATCATTTATGGTACTGTTTTTTTACTTTGGGTTTTATGGGTTAATAAGTTTTCTAATTACAAAAGATGA
- a CDS encoding exosortase F system-associated membrane protein produces the protein MNKYIKIVLALILFSLLFVVRAFESQLFYDPLLEYFKNDYLYKYIYNIDVWRLTIDMLFRYTLNSLISLGLIWVLFERKDYLKFSGFFLMLAFMILIVVFVLLLRDDFESGYLLPFYVRRFIIHPLFLLLLLPAFYYQKLSNR, from the coding sequence ATGAATAAATACATAAAAATAGTACTAGCTTTAATACTTTTTTCGCTACTTTTTGTTGTTAGAGCATTTGAGTCTCAATTATTCTACGACCCATTACTAGAGTATTTTAAAAATGATTATTTATATAAATATATATATAATATTGATGTCTGGCGTTTGACAATAGATATGTTGTTTAGATATACTTTAAATTCGTTAATATCATTAGGGTTGATTTGGGTTTTATTTGAAAGAAAAGATTACTTAAAGTTTTCTGGATTTTTTTTAATGTTAGCATTTATGATTCTTATTGTAGTTTTTGTGCTACTACTTAGAGATGATTTTGAAAGCGGTTATTTATTGCCTTTTTATGTAAGACGATTTATCATTCATCCCTTATTTTTATTGTTATTATTGCCTGCTTTTTATTATCAAAAATTGAGTAATAGGTAA
- a CDS encoding HYC_CC_PP family protein, whose translation MKQIFSKISSFSLVLLVFFSTFSFTVEKHFCGDFLMDVSFIGHADDCGMDMGKVSSKKKNCCKDEVHHIEGQDELQQTSADEFNFSKQQFLVSFYISYNDLFIENESKKTTYKDASPPDIPLDYQVLYQSFLI comes from the coding sequence ATGAAACAAATTTTTTCTAAAATATCATCATTCTCACTAGTACTTTTGGTGTTTTTTTCTACTTTTTCTTTTACAGTAGAGAAACACTTTTGTGGAGATTTTTTAATGGATGTTTCCTTTATAGGACATGCAGATGATTGTGGAATGGACATGGGGAAAGTATCTTCTAAAAAGAAGAATTGTTGTAAAGATGAAGTTCATCATATTGAAGGTCAAGATGAATTACAACAAACTTCTGCTGATGAATTTAATTTTTCGAAACAACAATTTCTAGTTTCTTTTTATATTTCTTATAATGATTTATTTATAGAAAATGAATCAAAGAAAACAACTTACAAAGATGCTTCTCCACCTGACATTCCTTTAGATTATCAGGTTCTTTACCAGTCTTTTTTAATTTGA